Proteins from one Cellulosilyticum lentocellum DSM 5427 genomic window:
- the ruvB gene encoding Holliday junction branch migration DNA helicase RuvB produces the protein MEKRIMSSDLQLEDNEIESNIRPLTLSDYIGQTAIKENIKIFIEAAKQRGEALDHVLLYGPPGLGKTTMAGVIASEMGVKFKVTSGPAIEKPGDIAAILNNLQHGDILFIDEIHRMSRHVEEVLYSAMEDYCIDIVVGKGPAAKSIRLTLPKFTLIGATTRAGMLSSPLRDRFGIIQRLEYYTMQELGCILKRTAAILQTPITEEAALELAKCSRGTPRVANRLLKRVRDIALIKYDNHIDEEVCTKALELLSIDRNGLDDIDRRIIQAIALQFKGGPVGLDTLAAAIGEERDTLEDVYEPYLIQQGYMQRTPRGRMLAPKAYETFELKTL, from the coding sequence GTGGAAAAACGCATCATGTCTAGTGATTTACAACTAGAAGATAACGAGATAGAGAGTAATATTAGACCCCTTACCTTAAGTGATTATATAGGACAAACGGCTATTAAAGAAAACATTAAGATTTTTATCGAAGCTGCTAAGCAGCGGGGGGAAGCTTTAGACCATGTACTCCTTTATGGACCTCCAGGACTTGGTAAAACGACTATGGCGGGTGTAATTGCTAGTGAGATGGGCGTTAAGTTTAAAGTAACCTCGGGTCCTGCTATCGAAAAGCCAGGAGATATTGCTGCTATTTTAAATAATTTGCAGCATGGAGACATTTTGTTTATTGATGAAATTCATCGTATGAGCCGCCATGTTGAGGAAGTCCTTTATTCAGCTATGGAGGATTATTGTATTGATATTGTAGTAGGCAAAGGACCAGCAGCAAAGTCAATTCGTTTAACCTTGCCTAAGTTTACCTTAATTGGCGCTACCACAAGAGCAGGGATGCTGAGCTCACCACTACGTGACCGCTTTGGTATTATTCAGAGATTAGAGTATTATACCATGCAAGAATTAGGGTGTATTCTTAAGCGTACAGCTGCCATATTGCAAACACCTATTACAGAGGAGGCGGCTTTAGAGTTAGCTAAATGTAGTCGTGGCACACCTAGGGTAGCCAATAGGTTATTAAAACGTGTAAGAGACATTGCACTCATTAAATACGACAATCATATCGATGAGGAAGTATGTACCAAAGCATTAGAATTACTTAGTATTGACCGTAATGGTCTTGATGATATTGACAGACGTATTATTCAGGCAATTGCTTTGCAGTTTAAAGGAGGACCTGTAGGATTAGATACTTTAGCAGCGGCTATTGGTGAAGAAAGAGATACCTTGGAGGATGTTTATGAACCATATCTCATTCAACAAGGGTATATGCAGCGTACACCAAGAGGCCGTATGTTAGCACCAAAAGCGTATGAAACCTTTGAGTTAAAAACCTTATAG
- a CDS encoding DUF896 domain-containing protein, whose amino-acid sequence MKKGIKSMEMDELIKEINALAHKKKKEGLTAEEQIRQDHLRQQYLAIFRGNFKSQLEHTKIKTPDGKLHPLKYMPSDKKPH is encoded by the coding sequence ATGAAGAAAGGAATTAAATCTATGGAGATGGATGAATTAATTAAGGAAATTAATGCCCTAGCTCATAAAAAGAAAAAAGAAGGCTTAACAGCTGAAGAACAGATTAGACAAGATCACTTACGTCAGCAATATTTAGCCATTTTTAGAGGTAATTTTAAAAGTCAATTAGAGCATACAAAGATTAAAACGCCAGATGGCAAATTACATCCTTTAAAATATATGCCAAGTGATAAAAAACCTCATTAG
- a CDS encoding DNA gyrase/topoisomerase IV subunit A, which produces MDQFVIKQNITETLESNYMPYAMSVIVSRALPEIDGFKPSHRKLLYTMYKMNLIKGLRTKSANIVGQTMKLNPHGDGAIYETMVRLTKGYSALITPFVDSKGNFGKVYSRDMAYAAARYTEAKLSEICTEVFNDIEEDAVDFVDNYDGTLKEPVLLPTRFPNILVNPNQGIAVGMASNFCSFNLKEVCNATIAYLKNEDADVLEHIIAPDFPTGGQIILDETEMREVLETGKGSFKVRAKYHYIKKENCIEIIEIPYTTTVEAIIDKIEELVKAGKIKEITDVRDETDLSGLKLTIDLKRSTDPEMLMQKLFKSTPLEDSFSCNFNLLINGMPKVLGFKEIIKEWCEFRQQCVVRKYRFAIEKMEKRYHLLIGLKQILLDIDKAIEIVRHTEKEKDVVPRLMAHFEISEMQADYVAEIKLRHLNKQYILETLKELDELEKKIAELKDIIENPKKVKKVISDELKVIQKKFGTERQTEVIKHTEVVKVKHEELIEDYNVKLFFTDHQYLKKITLVSLRSSGEQKLKEDDTIIQEIEASNRSDLLLFTNKSNVYKLKLHEIEDTKASQFGVYLPNLLDLEEGEQILAIHSTTDYTGYIAFGFSTGKVAKVPVAAYETKTNRKKLIKAFYGKSPCVGIAFVEEEDILLLTREDDKVGVVPVVLLEEKQKRDANGVQALSITKKIGMKKLVKASELTEEMIARLAKELPATAKSLENK; this is translated from the coding sequence GTGGACCAATTTGTTATCAAGCAAAATATCACGGAAACATTAGAAAGTAATTATATGCCTTATGCCATGAGTGTTATCGTGTCTAGGGCATTACCAGAAATCGATGGCTTTAAGCCTTCCCATCGTAAATTACTTTATACGATGTATAAAATGAATTTAATAAAAGGCTTACGTACGAAATCAGCTAATATTGTAGGACAAACGATGAAGCTCAATCCTCACGGTGATGGGGCTATTTATGAAACTATGGTACGTTTAACAAAAGGCTACAGTGCTTTAATAACACCTTTTGTAGACTCTAAAGGTAACTTTGGTAAAGTTTACTCTAGAGATATGGCTTATGCTGCAGCCCGTTATACTGAAGCTAAACTCAGTGAGATTTGTACAGAGGTGTTTAATGACATTGAAGAGGATGCAGTAGACTTCGTAGATAACTATGATGGAACATTGAAAGAGCCTGTTCTACTTCCAACACGTTTTCCTAACATTTTAGTGAATCCTAATCAAGGGATAGCTGTTGGAATGGCTAGTAACTTTTGTTCTTTTAATTTAAAAGAAGTCTGTAATGCAACGATTGCTTACCTTAAAAATGAAGATGCTGATGTACTTGAACATATTATAGCACCTGATTTTCCCACAGGTGGACAGATTATTTTAGATGAAACTGAAATGAGAGAGGTACTAGAAACCGGTAAGGGAAGCTTTAAGGTACGTGCTAAATATCATTATATTAAAAAAGAAAATTGTATTGAGATTATAGAGATTCCTTATACCACAACAGTAGAAGCAATCATTGATAAAATTGAAGAACTCGTTAAAGCTGGGAAAATTAAAGAAATCACTGATGTAAGAGATGAGACGGATTTATCTGGGCTAAAATTAACGATTGATTTAAAGCGTAGTACAGATCCTGAAATGTTGATGCAAAAGCTCTTTAAGTCAACGCCACTAGAAGATAGCTTTAGCTGTAATTTTAACTTATTGATTAATGGGATGCCTAAAGTATTAGGCTTTAAGGAAATTATTAAAGAGTGGTGCGAATTTAGACAACAATGTGTTGTACGTAAGTATCGTTTTGCTATTGAAAAAATGGAGAAGCGTTATCATCTTTTAATAGGTCTTAAGCAAATTCTTTTAGATATTGATAAAGCTATTGAGATTGTTCGCCATACAGAAAAAGAAAAAGATGTTGTACCACGCTTAATGGCGCATTTTGAAATTAGTGAAATGCAGGCTGATTACGTAGCAGAGATCAAATTACGTCATTTAAATAAACAGTATATTCTAGAAACCTTAAAGGAATTAGATGAGTTAGAAAAGAAAATCGCTGAGTTAAAAGATATTATTGAAAACCCAAAAAAAGTTAAAAAAGTGATTAGTGATGAACTTAAGGTCATTCAAAAGAAATTTGGAACTGAACGCCAAACAGAAGTGATTAAGCATACAGAAGTTGTGAAAGTGAAGCATGAAGAGCTTATTGAAGATTATAATGTGAAGCTATTTTTTACAGATCATCAATACTTAAAGAAAATCACACTAGTTTCTTTAAGAAGTAGTGGTGAACAAAAGCTAAAAGAAGATGATACGATTATTCAAGAAATAGAGGCGAGTAATCGTAGTGATCTCTTACTCTTTACCAATAAAAGTAATGTTTATAAATTAAAGCTCCACGAAATAGAAGATACAAAAGCTAGCCAATTTGGCGTGTACTTACCTAATTTATTGGATCTTGAAGAGGGTGAACAAATTTTAGCGATTCACAGTACAACAGATTACACGGGCTATATAGCTTTTGGATTTAGTACAGGTAAAGTAGCTAAAGTACCGGTAGCTGCCTATGAAACCAAGACGAATCGTAAAAAACTCATCAAAGCTTTTTATGGTAAATCACCTTGCGTGGGCATTGCTTTTGTGGAAGAAGAAGACATACTTCTTTTAACAAGAGAAGATGATAAAGTAGGCGTTGTACCTGTAGTACTTTTAGAAGAAAAACAAAAACGTGATGCTAATGGTGTTCAAGCCTTAAGCATTACTAAGAAGATTGGTATGAAGAAACTTGTAAAAGCAAGTGAACTCACAGAAGAAATGATAGCGCGATTAGCAAAAGAATTGCCAGCAACTGCTAAATCACTAGAGAACAAATAG
- a CDS encoding U32 family peptidase has product MKKAELLAPVGKMENAIAAIENGADALFVGGKGFNARQAADNFTTDELQDIVNYAKLRGVRVYVTVNILVKQKEMKELFDYLTYLEEVGVHAIIIQDLGIAHMVKRYFPQLRMHASTQMSAHSIEDVLFLKSLGFKRVVLARELQLQEIQEIIKTCDIEVETFVHGALCYSYSGQCLMSSLIGGRSGNRGRCAQPCRMKYTLKEDGNALTKESYLLSLKDICSVEFLPQLLEAGIHSFKIEGRMKSPEYVASVVGTYRKYMDLALRNEVYEVTEADMEIMKGVFNRGGFSKGYYYNRGNAKMLTPNSPRHIGLKAGKVTYFAPKTGMATISLERDLHPGDGLEIIRKGKESVGTGITKDCSAGSQIKCHFDYYVEPGSEVYLTKNHQLLKQLKATYQRPQKKLPIHLSIIGHIGEPLEVNLNCENHRVVYKGDVLQIAENNPVTKEQALKQLTKLGSTSFFVEEVSIQWPEDAYIGISQLNHIRREGINQLEAALLSHEVNHPYKAYEEISRKAAIVPIAICHVTSLEQLEACLQVEEVTAIYWEWHYDDVTSRIALERCKAYGKAFYLNLPAIMKDTSHKAYNQVIKAWAESDIEGYVVRNMGEYEVVNGLGKAVIIDYNMNVANNETIALWQERGATRVTVSVELVGEELDGLIGDKEKIVYGTLPMMTSAQCVLRGTPQCQKGVKEKHLFEIEDRKQTSWRIQTDCKACYMQILSYEPLVIKNSEVQRLKQSFSIRLQFTNETVEETKAVLAAYFGTGTKEPLKGTGFKTVL; this is encoded by the coding sequence TTGAAGAAAGCAGAACTACTAGCACCTGTAGGTAAAATGGAAAATGCTATAGCAGCTATAGAAAATGGAGCAGATGCCTTATTTGTTGGAGGCAAAGGCTTTAATGCAAGACAAGCAGCAGATAATTTTACTACAGATGAACTACAAGACATCGTAAACTATGCAAAGCTAAGAGGAGTCCGTGTTTATGTAACGGTTAATATTTTAGTGAAACAAAAAGAAATGAAAGAGTTATTTGATTACCTCACTTATTTAGAAGAAGTAGGGGTTCATGCCATTATTATTCAGGATTTAGGGATAGCACATATGGTGAAGCGCTATTTTCCCCAATTACGTATGCATGCTAGTACTCAAATGTCAGCTCATAGTATAGAAGATGTCTTGTTTTTAAAATCTCTTGGATTTAAACGTGTGGTTTTAGCTAGAGAACTGCAGCTTCAAGAAATTCAGGAGATTATTAAGACTTGTGATATAGAAGTAGAGACCTTTGTTCATGGAGCTTTGTGTTATAGCTATTCAGGACAGTGCTTAATGAGTAGCTTAATAGGAGGAAGAAGTGGCAATAGAGGTCGATGTGCACAACCTTGCCGCATGAAGTATACTTTGAAAGAAGATGGTAATGCTTTAACAAAAGAGAGTTACTTGCTCAGTTTAAAAGATATATGTAGTGTGGAGTTTTTACCACAGCTTTTGGAAGCAGGCATTCATTCGTTTAAGATTGAAGGGCGTATGAAGTCACCTGAATATGTGGCTTCTGTTGTAGGTACCTATCGTAAATATATGGACTTAGCCCTTAGAAATGAAGTTTATGAGGTAACTGAGGCAGATATGGAAATCATGAAAGGTGTCTTTAATCGAGGAGGATTTTCAAAAGGTTATTATTATAATCGTGGGAATGCAAAAATGCTTACACCTAATAGTCCAAGGCATATAGGGCTTAAAGCAGGAAAAGTGACTTATTTTGCACCTAAAACAGGAATGGCTACTATCAGTTTGGAAAGAGATTTACACCCAGGAGATGGACTTGAGATTATTAGAAAAGGTAAAGAAAGTGTAGGAACAGGTATTACAAAAGACTGCAGCGCAGGAAGTCAAATTAAATGTCATTTTGACTATTATGTAGAACCTGGCAGTGAGGTTTATCTGACTAAAAATCATCAGCTCCTTAAACAGCTAAAAGCAACTTATCAAAGGCCACAAAAGAAATTGCCTATTCATTTGAGTATTATAGGCCATATAGGTGAGCCTTTAGAAGTCAATTTGAATTGTGAGAATCATCGAGTGGTTTACAAAGGAGACGTATTACAAATAGCAGAAAATAATCCTGTAACCAAAGAGCAAGCCTTAAAGCAACTTACTAAATTAGGAAGTACTTCTTTTTTTGTAGAGGAAGTATCAATCCAGTGGCCAGAAGATGCTTATATAGGGATCAGTCAATTAAATCATATAAGAAGAGAAGGTATTAATCAGCTGGAAGCAGCGTTACTTAGTCATGAAGTTAATCATCCCTATAAGGCTTATGAAGAGATATCTAGAAAAGCAGCCATAGTCCCCATAGCTATCTGCCATGTAACGAGTCTAGAACAGTTAGAAGCTTGCTTACAGGTAGAAGAAGTAACAGCGATTTACTGGGAATGGCATTATGATGATGTGACAAGTAGAATAGCCTTAGAGCGCTGTAAGGCTTATGGGAAGGCTTTTTACTTGAATTTGCCAGCTATTATGAAAGATACGAGTCATAAAGCTTATAATCAAGTCATTAAAGCTTGGGCAGAGTCAGACATAGAAGGCTATGTCGTGCGAAACATGGGTGAATATGAGGTCGTTAATGGATTGGGAAAAGCAGTTATTATTGATTATAATATGAATGTGGCTAATAACGAAACGATTGCTTTATGGCAAGAGAGAGGTGCTACACGTGTAACCGTTTCAGTAGAGTTAGTAGGAGAAGAACTAGACGGTCTTATTGGTGATAAAGAAAAGATTGTTTATGGTACATTGCCGATGATGACATCCGCTCAATGTGTCCTAAGAGGAACACCACAGTGCCAAAAAGGAGTAAAAGAAAAACATTTATTTGAAATCGAAGATCGTAAGCAAACTTCTTGGCGTATTCAAACAGACTGCAAGGCTTGTTATATGCAAATACTAAGCTATGAGCCATTAGTCATAAAAAATAGTGAGGTTCAAAGACTAAAGCAAAGTTTTAGTATACGCTTACAATTTACTAATGAAACGGTGGAGGAAACAAAAGCTGTATTAGCAGCATATTTTGGAACTGGAACTAAGGAGCCATTAAAAGGCACAGGATTTAAAACAGTTCTTTAA
- a CDS encoding cell division protein ZapA produces the protein MSKNKVEVVIGGLIYALQGEESEEHMQKVAKLINEKTHEVQSVYHKQRVNPGRMNMLVTLNIADECVKSKQELERYMAELEKCNRENLALKDKVKELSLELTESKQQLAATEQFKKKEHTNRGR, from the coding sequence ATGTCAAAAAACAAAGTAGAAGTGGTGATTGGTGGACTCATTTATGCCCTTCAAGGTGAAGAGTCTGAGGAACACATGCAAAAAGTGGCTAAGCTCATTAATGAAAAGACACATGAGGTGCAGTCAGTATATCATAAACAACGCGTTAATCCTGGACGTATGAATATGTTGGTGACGCTTAATATAGCAGATGAGTGTGTGAAAAGTAAACAAGAATTAGAACGTTATATGGCTGAATTAGAGAAATGCAATCGGGAGAACCTAGCTCTAAAAGATAAGGTGAAAGAACTGTCTTTAGAGTTAACAGAAAGTAAGCAGCAATTAGCTGCTACAGAACAATTTAAGAAAAAAGAACATACAAACAGGGGGAGATAA
- a CDS encoding DUF1292 domain-containing protein: MEDNKNCGCGCGCGHEEENTSGCGCGHDHDEEETLIYVTFEDEDQEVACSVLSIFECDGREYIALAPKEEVENADEAEVLFYRFSEDGDDVQLDDIETDEEWDKVASVFDEEFFGPFDDEEE; encoded by the coding sequence ATGGAAGATAACAAAAACTGTGGATGTGGCTGTGGCTGCGGACATGAAGAGGAAAATACAAGCGGATGTGGCTGTGGTCACGATCATGATGAAGAAGAAACACTCATCTATGTTACTTTTGAAGACGAAGATCAAGAAGTAGCTTGCAGTGTACTTAGTATTTTTGAATGTGACGGTAGAGAATATATTGCCCTTGCACCAAAAGAAGAAGTAGAAAATGCGGATGAAGCAGAAGTTCTTTTCTATCGTTTTTCAGAAGATGGAGACGATGTTCAACTTGATGATATTGAAACAGATGAAGAATGGGATAAAGTAGCATCAGTATTTGATGAAGAATTCTTCGGACCATTTGATGACGAAGAAGAATAA
- the proB gene encoding glutamate 5-kinase, translating into MRASVKAAKRIIIKIGTSSLTHENGKVNLDKMEKLARVLTDLNNSGKEIVLVSSGAIGAGMQRIGRNKRPEDLPLKQATAAIGQAILMKMYQKFFDEYNQVIAQILLTKDVIEDPIKSNNAKNTFETLLDLGVIPIINENDCISTAQIEGYRFGDNDTLSATVAELIHADLLILLTDIEGLYTANPKEDAEATLIPQVDDITEDVKALAGGSGSHLGTGGMITKIIAAEIAKACGTETIVASGEEIEILREILRGEAIGTWFTA; encoded by the coding sequence ATGAGAGCAAGTGTAAAAGCTGCAAAACGTATAATTATTAAAATAGGTACATCGTCTTTAACCCATGAAAATGGGAAAGTTAACTTAGATAAAATGGAAAAGCTAGCACGTGTTTTAACAGATTTAAATAACTCCGGAAAAGAAATCGTTTTAGTTTCTTCAGGAGCTATTGGCGCTGGAATGCAGCGTATTGGTCGCAATAAAAGACCAGAAGACTTACCTTTAAAACAAGCTACAGCAGCCATTGGACAAGCTATCTTGATGAAAATGTATCAAAAGTTCTTTGATGAATATAATCAAGTCATTGCACAAATACTACTGACAAAAGATGTTATTGAAGACCCTATTAAAAGTAACAATGCTAAAAATACATTTGAAACGTTATTGGATTTAGGTGTCATCCCTATTATTAATGAAAATGACTGTATATCTACAGCTCAAATTGAAGGTTATCGTTTTGGAGATAATGATACCTTATCAGCTACAGTTGCAGAGCTCATTCATGCGGACCTTTTAATTTTACTTACAGATATTGAGGGACTATATACTGCTAATCCTAAAGAGGATGCAGAGGCTACGCTTATTCCACAGGTGGATGATATTACTGAGGATGTCAAAGCATTGGCTGGAGGTTCAGGTTCTCATCTAGGAACAGGTGGCATGATTACTAAAATTATAGCAGCTGAAATAGCGAAGGCTTGTGGTACTGAAACGATTGTGGCTTCTGGTGAAGAAATAGAAATCTTAAGAGAGATACTACGTGGTGAAGCCATAGGAACGTGGTTTACTGCTTAA
- a CDS encoding peptidylprolyl isomerase, with product MKKVILFLIGIVVAGGFFYGLQGSSKDQREARITLHPIATVTLGNGQQFKVELYPEEAPNTVNNFIALVKGNYYSDLTFNKILPDYLLQTGDKIGDGTGFPGYFIRSECSDNGYKNDVPLEEGVVCMSRGQKYNTEGSQFFILLSPRKDLEGTYAAFGKVIEGLDCLKEMSKMAPNESMQREEGLQVSRIEVNTFGKYYGEPQVLSLAEVRELK from the coding sequence ATGAAAAAGGTGATTTTATTTTTGATAGGTATAGTGGTTGCAGGTGGATTTTTTTATGGGCTTCAAGGAAGCAGTAAGGACCAAAGAGAGGCAAGGATAACGCTTCACCCGATAGCAACAGTGACATTAGGCAATGGACAACAATTTAAAGTAGAACTTTATCCTGAAGAAGCGCCTAATACAGTTAATAACTTTATTGCACTTGTAAAAGGAAATTATTATAGTGACTTAACGTTCAATAAAATTTTACCAGATTATTTACTGCAAACAGGTGATAAAATAGGGGATGGGACAGGATTTCCGGGTTATTTTATTCGAAGTGAATGTAGTGACAATGGTTATAAGAATGATGTGCCTTTAGAAGAAGGCGTTGTTTGTATGTCCCGCGGACAAAAGTATAATACGGAAGGGTCGCAATTTTTTATTTTATTAAGTCCTAGAAAGGATTTAGAAGGGACTTATGCAGCCTTTGGGAAAGTCATTGAAGGATTAGACTGCTTAAAAGAAATGAGTAAAATGGCACCAAATGAGTCGATGCAACGAGAAGAAGGACTCCAAGTAAGTCGTATAGAAGTGAATACCTTTGGAAAATATTATGGAGAGCCACAAGTACTTTCATTAGCTGAAGTACGTGAGCTAAAATAA
- a CDS encoding DNA gyrase/topoisomerase IV subunit B translates to MREKTYDNQSISALKGADRVRLRPGVIFGSDGIEGCQHSVFEILANSIDEFKEGYGHTIKVTLHADHSITIEDFGRGIPVDYNEAEARYNWELVFCELYAGGKYNNNEGDNYEFSLGLNGLGSCATQYSSEFMDVEVKRDGYIYNLHFEKGENIGGLRKTKAEYKQTGSKIHWKPDHDVFTDVNVSSEYFYDVLKRQAVVNKNLEFIFTDEISNEKHVYLYEDGILGYAKEVAEEKNFTDVVFTEQETKGKDREDRPEYKLKFQVAFCFCNEKNMLEYYHNSSYLEYGGSPDKAIKNAFVYAIDQYLKNENLYNKDEKKITFVDIQDSLILISNSFSTVTSYENQTKKAITNKFIQEAIQEYLKEFLYIYFIENKDAAMLIAKQVLVNKRSREKAERTRINVRKQLSGSIDIGNRIKKFVDCRTKDVTRRELYIVEGDSALGSCKLGRDSEFQGIMPVRGKILNCLKADYDKIFKSDIIIDLLKVLGCGIEITSKHNKDLHTFELDNLRWNKVIICTDADVDGYQIRTLILTMLYALVPTLIKEGRVFIAETPLYEINTKDKVYFAYSEYEKTEILSKIKTKYTIQRSKGLGENDPDMMWETTMCPESRRLIQVMPDNMEDTQTMFDVLLGDDLKGRKQFIADEGYRYLDLADMS, encoded by the coding sequence ATGAGAGAAAAAACATATGATAACCAAAGCATATCTGCACTTAAAGGTGCAGATCGTGTTAGATTACGTCCGGGTGTTATTTTTGGTTCAGATGGTATAGAGGGGTGTCAACATTCTGTATTTGAGATTCTAGCAAACTCTATCGATGAATTTAAAGAAGGCTATGGACATACTATTAAGGTGACCTTGCACGCTGATCATTCTATCACAATTGAGGATTTTGGTAGAGGTATTCCTGTTGATTATAATGAAGCAGAAGCACGTTATAACTGGGAACTTGTTTTTTGCGAGCTTTATGCAGGGGGAAAATATAATAATAATGAAGGCGACAACTATGAATTTAGTTTAGGTCTTAACGGACTTGGTAGTTGTGCAACACAGTATAGTTCGGAATTCATGGATGTAGAAGTGAAACGCGACGGTTATATTTATAATCTTCACTTTGAAAAAGGTGAAAATATTGGGGGACTTAGAAAAACAAAAGCAGAGTATAAGCAAACGGGTAGTAAAATTCATTGGAAACCTGATCACGATGTTTTTACAGATGTGAATGTTTCTTCTGAGTATTTTTATGATGTCTTAAAAAGACAAGCAGTTGTTAATAAAAATCTGGAATTCATTTTTACAGATGAAATAAGTAATGAAAAACATGTCTACCTTTATGAAGATGGTATCTTAGGCTATGCAAAAGAAGTTGCTGAAGAGAAGAATTTTACAGACGTGGTTTTTACAGAGCAAGAAACAAAGGGAAAAGACCGTGAAGATAGACCTGAATATAAATTAAAGTTCCAAGTTGCTTTTTGTTTTTGTAACGAGAAAAATATGCTTGAGTACTATCATAACTCAAGTTATTTAGAGTACGGTGGTTCACCAGATAAGGCGATTAAGAATGCTTTTGTTTATGCCATTGATCAATATCTTAAAAACGAAAATCTTTATAATAAAGATGAAAAGAAAATTACTTTTGTAGATATACAAGATAGCCTTATATTGATCTCTAATTCATTCTCAACGGTAACTAGCTATGAAAATCAAACGAAAAAAGCAATTACTAATAAATTTATACAAGAAGCCATTCAGGAATACTTAAAGGAATTCCTTTATATTTATTTCATTGAGAATAAAGATGCCGCTATGCTTATTGCCAAGCAAGTACTTGTGAATAAACGTAGCCGTGAAAAAGCTGAACGTACACGTATTAATGTGCGTAAACAGTTAAGTGGTAGTATCGATATAGGTAATCGTATTAAAAAGTTCGTGGATTGTCGTACAAAAGATGTAACAAGACGAGAACTTTATATTGTAGAAGGGGATTCGGCTTTAGGTTCTTGTAAGTTAGGAAGAGATTCAGAGTTCCAAGGTATTATGCCAGTAAGAGGGAAAATTCTTAACTGCTTAAAAGCAGATTATGATAAGATTTTTAAAAGTGATATTATCATAGATTTATTGAAGGTTTTAGGCTGTGGTATTGAAATTACTTCTAAACACAATAAAGACCTTCATACCTTTGAGCTTGATAATTTACGTTGGAATAAAGTCATTATTTGTACAGATGCCGATGTAGACGGTTATCAAATTCGTACCTTGATTTTAACGATGCTCTATGCTTTAGTACCTACTTTAATTAAAGAAGGACGTGTTTTTATTGCAGAAACACCACTTTATGAAATTAATACGAAGGATAAAGTTTATTTTGCTTATTCAGAATATGAAAAAACAGAAATTCTAAGCAAGATTAAAACGAAATATACCATTCAACGTTCCAAAGGACTAGGTGAAAATGATCCTGATATGATGTGGGAAACAACCATGTGTCCTGAAAGTCGTCGTTTAATCCAAGTCATGCCAGACAATATGGAAGACACTCAAACGATGTTTGATGTCCTTTTGGGAGATGATTTAAAAGGACGTAAGCAGTTTATAGCAGATGAAGGTTATCGCTATTTAGACTTAGCGGATATGAGTTAA
- the ruvA gene encoding Holliday junction branch migration protein RuvA, protein MITYLVGTLEHIGENTLVIEVYGVGYEVFCSSRTLSELNGTREKVKIYIHEHIKEDGHDLYGFYHMEDRELFRKLISVSGIGPKGGMQVFNTYSSQEVIEIILNQDSKALSKVSGIGPKTAQRIILELKDSIGKLFVPDLSLLETGLKDESAKAEAIEALEALGYAAQEARKAVEAIYDYKANSEELIKKALSLLGM, encoded by the coding sequence ATGATCACCTATTTAGTTGGAACCTTAGAGCATATTGGGGAGAATACATTAGTTATAGAAGTTTATGGCGTGGGCTACGAAGTATTTTGTAGTAGTCGTACTTTAAGTGAATTAAATGGCACCCGTGAAAAAGTGAAAATATATATTCATGAGCATATTAAAGAAGATGGTCATGACCTATATGGCTTTTACCATATGGAAGATAGAGAATTATTTAGAAAGCTCATTAGTGTGAGTGGTATTGGGCCTAAAGGTGGTATGCAAGTTTTCAATACTTATAGCAGCCAAGAAGTCATAGAGATTATTTTAAATCAGGATAGTAAGGCGCTAAGTAAAGTGAGTGGTATTGGGCCTAAAACAGCACAGCGTATTATTTTAGAGCTCAAAGATAGTATTGGTAAATTATTTGTACCAGATTTAAGCTTACTTGAAACAGGATTAAAGGATGAATCGGCCAAAGCAGAAGCTATAGAAGCGCTTGAGGCTTTAGGTTATGCGGCTCAAGAAGCGAGAAAAGCGGTAGAAGCTATTTATGATTATAAAGCAAATAGTGAAGAACTTATTAAAAAAGCTTTAAGCTTATTAGGAATGTAA